The DNA window TTCGTTGATGAAGCCATAGCCGCCGAACACCTGGGTGGCGTCCCGCGCGTTGTCCATGGCTGCCTCGCCTGCGACCATCTTAGCTATGGCCGCCTGGGTCTTGAACGGCTTGCCGGCGAGCATCCTGGCGGCCGCATCGTAGTAGGCCAGCCGGGCCGTGTGGGCGCGTGCCTGCATGCGGGCAATCTTGAAGGAGATGGCCTGGTACTTGCCGATGTTGTGGCCGAAGGCCCTGCGGTCCTTGGCGTAGCGGACCGAGAGATCCACGCAGCCCTGGGCCGCGCCGGTGGCCAGTGCCGCGATGGCGATGCGGCCTTCGTCAAGGATGGACAGGAAGTTGGCGTAGCCCCGCCCCTGTTCACCCAGCAGGTTGGCCTCGGGCACGCGGACGTCCTTCAGCGTCAGCGGGTGGGTGTCGGACGCGTTCCAGCCCACCTTGTTGTACGCCTTCTCGGCCTTGAAGCCGGGCGTGTCGGTCGGCACCAGGATGGTGGAGATTTCCTTCTTGACGCTGCCGTCCTTGCGCTCGTGCTGGCCGGTCACGGCGGTCACCGTCACCAGCCGGGTGATGTCAGTCCCGGAGTTGGTGATAAATTCCTTGTTGCCGTTGATCACCCAGTGCCC is part of the Arthrobacter sp. KBS0703 genome and encodes:
- a CDS encoding acyl-CoA dehydrogenase family protein, with the translated sequence MADFELSEEYQDLSNTVREFADEVVAPVSAKHDEEHSFPYEVVSQMADMGLFGLPFPEESGGMGGDYFALALALEQLGRVDQSVAITLEAGVSLGAMPVHRFGTEAQKEEWLPLLASGKALAGFGLTEPEAGSDAGGTKTTARLEDGHWVINGNKEFITNSGTDITRLVTVTAVTGQHERKDGSVKKEISTILVPTDTPGFKAEKAYNKVGWNASDTHPLTLKDVRVPEANLLGEQGRGYANFLSILDEGRIAIAALATGAAQGCVDLSVRYAKDRRAFGHNIGKYQAISFKIARMQARAHTARLAYYDAAARMLAGKPFKTQAAIAKMVAGEAAMDNARDATQVFGGYGFINEFTVARHYRDSKILEVGEGTTEVQLMLIARELGL